AAAATAATCTGTTTAACTAACAATTATCTAGCCTTAAAAAGCTTAAATTAAATACATTTTTAAACATTTTTTATTAGTTTTTAAACTTCCATACTGACAATACTCATCTATACTTAAATCCACAGCAAGATGAAATGTCATGCATTTATGGTGATTATCCAAAAAAAACATGACATTGCATATTATATTAAACATACATAATATAACTTAACATCATTAAGTCCATGTATTGACGGTATAAAGGAGAAAAGTGATGACACAACTAATCGTTTTGTTACTGATTGTGAATCTAGGGATAGCGTATCAATGTTACCGTAATGCGACCTTTAAAGGGTATCCGGTAAAAACATTTACAGGGCTAGGGTTAGTACCTTACTTTAATTTAGTCGTGTGGGTTTACTTGTTGTTTTTACCCGACTTAAAACCATTTTCAATGAATGAAAAGCAGCCACTTTAGGCTGCTTTTTTAGTTGGGAGTGTGAAAGCTTAAAAGCTATAACTTGATGCTTTATCAAGTAATTGTGCAGCTTTTATATCACCAACCACACACTTTTTAATATCTGATTTTTTAAACACTTTTACTTGCTCACTTTTACCTTCGCTAACACCACGAATGATAAAACTGACATGCTCATCATTAGGTAGACTTCTTAAGCCGCTACCATAATCACATAAGGTCAGTGATAAACTTTTATCTACTTGCTGAGCTAAGGCGGCCAATTGCTGTTTTTGTTCTTTAACACGCGCTTGCTTCTTCTCAGCTAACTCTTTGCGCATTTCTTGCTGTTTTAATGACAACTTTTGCTGCTGTTTTTCAAGCTCTTTGATAGATGCTTGCAAAGCCTGTTTACGCTTTTCGAGCTCTTGCTCTTTCGCATCTTTATCGTGACGGCGGTCAAATTCAAGGTCGCGCTTTTCACGTTCAAGGTCGCGGATTTCACGGCTAACATCGCGCTCTTGTTCAGCTACTTCACGAACTCGTTCAGCGCTTTCTCGCATTACTTCCATGGCTTGTTGATAGGCCTCTTGGGTTTTCACTACGACAGCATCGCTAATCACTTGCACATGTTCGCCCAGCACTTCTATTTCAGCCAGCTCTTCAAAATCGATATCTGGCAGTGGTGGAAGGGGGGCATCAGGCACAGTCGCAAATACTGAAGACCAACGTGAGCTACCTCGCACATCAAAGCTAAACACCACGCCTTGGTGCTGCAAATAACTTGAAGACACGTTTCTTACCTTGTTATCGGTATCTTGTTTTAATGCGGCTGTTAGGATTTTTTCCATTATGCCTACTTCTCGCTGAATTTGATCTAATTCATCACTTGCTTGTGCTGATAAGCTTACTACTGTGCAAAGCAATAAGGCAGCTGTGGTTGATTTGTATTTTGACATCTTAATACTCCAAGTTATTGGCAACGGTTGGCAATGGGCTACCATCCACTTGCTCTGCTAAATCATTTAATTGCATACGTAAGTACGCTTGGTCTTGGGCTCGCTGCGTTTTAATATATGCAAGCACACTGGCAATATCTTCCTGACGCTCTACTCGCCCCGTCTTAATAGCTTCTTTTGCTAACTGATACATTTGTTGCTGCTGCACTTCATTTTGCGCAGTGATAATATTTTGCAATTGATCTATTTGCTTTTGTTGTGACTCTAATAAATTGGTTTGTTTGGCCACTTGCTCGAGTAATTGCTGATTTCCTTGCTGTGGATTACTAACAAAAAGCCACGCGCAAAATGCAATTGATGCAGCCACTGCCCACATCCCTGAACCAAAAAACAGATTCGATTTTTGTACTTTTGGCATACTGGACTCTCGATCCCAGTTTGGTACTGACACCGTTTCATAATTCTGACTTTGCTGTTGCCATTGCATTGCATTACTCATCATTAATGCATATTCAGCATTGGCCTGTAGCAACGCAATTTGCTCATCTGTAAGACTTTCGCCTTCTAACCATGCGCTAAACAATGAATCTAAATTAGCCATCTACGGCCTCCAAATGCACTTTTAACTTACCAAGTGCACTGTATAGTCTCGATTTAGCTGTATTGGTTGAAATACCTAATTGCTCAGCTATCTCTTCAAACGTACAGTGCTGAAAAAATTTTAACTCCACCACCAAGCGTTGCTCCCAGGGTAATTTATTCATCATTTCTTTGAGCTCATAATGCTGCTCGGATTGCAGTCGATTGGTTTCTAACTCACTCTGCTCACAACTTTCTTCTGGTACAGAATCCAAGCTCTGATGCAGCTTACGGCGGCGATAATATTCAACACTGCGCCTGTGCACAATTTGATAGAGCCAAGTGTTAAAACTCGATTCCCCGCGAAAACTTGGCAAGCTTTTATATACAGAAATAAACACTTCTTGCATCAAATCCATTGCATCATCAGGGTGGCTTAGCATCCTTAAACAATAGTTATACACCTGTGTTTCGTGCTGCTTGACTAATTTCAACCACGCCCGTTTATTACCTTGCTGCGCTTTAGCAATTAATGTTTCAAGTGATTGAAAAAACACACTAGCCTCGTCATCTGATCTGCCTTTTATGGTTTTGTTATTATGTTAGTCGAGGGAAGGAAAAAAATAGTTTGTTTAAATAATAAAAAACCCCAAATTTTTTATTTGGGGTTTTATTTAGAGGTAGAGGCTTTATTCGTTGTCACACTGACCGTCTAAGCTACATTGCTTGTTAAGAAATAGCTCTAACTGTTGGCTAAACAGCCTAAAGTCTCTGATCCGGCCTGTGGTTTTACGCCACACGATACCTATTTCTCGGTAAGCATCGCCTTGAGATGGCGTTGCGACCATATCTTTCTTATCTAAAATGCCGGCATTTATGGCCATTTGAGGTAGGAAAGTAACACCCAGTTGGTGTTCAACCATACTTAATAAAGTATGTAAGCTTGCCGCTTCAAATGGATTAATACAGCTTGAGCGATTTAAATGACAGGCACTTAGCGCGTGCCCAGTCATACAATGCTCACGTTCAAGTAAAAACACGCTAGCATCAGGTAACAGATTAAAATCTTCTACACCATCCGCTGGAGTGTAATCTTTATGATGCACTAGACTGAAGTGATCTTTGGCAAGTACTTGGGTATGAAACTTTTCAGTATCAAATGGCAAGGCCAGTAAAGCCATATCAATTTGTCCGTGCTCTAGCTTATCGAGTAGCTTGTCGCTGGTATCTTCAACCAAGACTAACTCTAACTCAGTAAAGGTTTGTTTGCAGAAATGATATAAGGGCGCAGCAATAAAGCTGGCAATCGTTGGGATCACACCAAGAGTAAGTGTCCCGCTTAAAGGCGTTAAAAAGCTCTTTGTAAGCTCTTTTAGACTAAGAGTGTCGTCAATAATTTTACGGGCTTTCTCTACAACTTCCTCACCAATAGCTGTAAACATTAAACTGCGGTTTTCGCGCTCTATGAGCTGGCAACCTAAAGTTTCTTCTAGATTTTGAATTGCACTACTTAATGTAGATTGACCAATAAAACAGGCGCTGGCTGCGCGGCCAAAGTGTTGATGTTGATGGACTGCTAGTAAATACTGTAGTTGTTTTATACTTGGTAAGTTATTCATACTCTACCTGAAAATAAAAAGACCCCAATACCTAAGGCATTGAGATCTTTTCAAGCTAAAAGTCTTTTAGTACTTTTTATACCCCGAAGGCAGTTCTCAGTACGTAGAAAATAACAATAGCAAGGGCTGCGCCAACTGGCAATGTAATTACCCAAGAAACTACAATGTTTCTTACAACACCCATATTAAGTGCCGCAATACCACGTGCCATACCTACACCTAGTACCGCACCCACCAGTGTTTGTGTAGTAGAAATAGGTAAACCAGTACCTGAAGCGATAACAACTGTAGAAGCCGCAGCAAGTTCTGCAGCAAAACCACGGCTTGGTGTTAAGTGCGTGATACCTTCACCGATTGTTTTAATTACTTTCTTACCTAAGATAGCAAGACCAGCAACAATACCTAAACCACCTAGTGGTAAAATCCACCATGCGATAGCCGCTTTCTTAGCGATTTCACCGTTGTGCTCAACAATGTTTACAACAGCAGCTAGTGGACCAATCGCGTTAGCAACATCGTTTGAACCGTGTGCGAAAGCCATACAACATGCTGTTAGTACCATAAGTACTGCGAACACTTTCTCAACGTTGTTAAATTGCATTGCTTTGTCAGCTTTAGGATCGATTTTCAGACGCGCAATAGCAATCTTACCAATAACAGCTACGACAACTGCAATCGCGATAGAAAGCGCGTAGCCTTCAACAGCACCTAAATCAATACCAATGTGCTTCAAGCCTTTCTTAATTGTTACCAGTGACATGATAAAGCCTGCTAGACCCATATACACAGGTACGAAACGCTTAGCATTTTTCAGTGGTGCATCAGTGTCAAAAATTAGCTTTTGCGCACTCATAAAGATCAGGTATGCAATAAAACCAGAAATAGCAGGGGTAACAATCCAGCTACCAACAATACCCATTACCTTGTTCCATTGGATTGCTTCGCTACCGACAGCAACCAGAGCGAAACCAATGATGGCACCAATGATTGAGTGAGTCGTAGATACAGGCCAGCCTAAGAAAGAGGCAATCAATAACCAGCTACCCGCAGCGAATAGTGCGGCAATCATACCAAGGATCATAAGTTCCGGTATGTCCATAAATGGCGTCGCATCAATAATTCCTTTTCGGATTGTAGATGTAACCTCACCACCAGCAAGGTATGCGCCAGCGAATTCAAACACCATCGCGATGATGATTGCTTGTTTAATTGTAAGTGCTTTTGAGCCAACTGATGTACCCATCGCATTGGCAACATCATTTGCACCAATACCATAAGCCATGAAGAAACCAACTGCGGCGGCAGTTAAAACCAGTATCGTGCCGTAATTTGCAATGATATCCATTGTGTGAACCTTTAATTTTTTCGTTTTTGAACTGATTTGAAATTAACGAGCTAACATCAGCTCAAGACGAGAACCTACGCGCTCAGCAATATCTGCAAGCTCGCCTACCCATTCAATGATCTTGTATAAGAACATTACGTCGACAGGATTAAGTTCATTTTCGATGGCGCGCAATTGACGGCGAATTTTGATTTGCATGTCATCCGTGTCTTGTTCAATAGCGTCCAATTCAACGAGCATTTTCTCAACTAAAGTAACTTCGCGACCTTTG
The nucleotide sequence above comes from Pseudoalteromonas shioyasakiensis. Encoded proteins:
- a CDS encoding RNA polymerase sigma factor, producing the protein MFFQSLETLIAKAQQGNKRAWLKLVKQHETQVYNYCLRMLSHPDDAMDLMQEVFISVYKSLPSFRGESSFNTWLYQIVHRRSVEYYRRRKLHQSLDSVPEESCEQSELETNRLQSEQHYELKEMMNKLPWEQRLVVELKFFQHCTFEEIAEQLGISTNTAKSRLYSALGKLKVHLEAVDG
- a CDS encoding hydrogen peroxide-inducible genes activator, translated to MNNLPSIKQLQYLLAVHQHQHFGRAASACFIGQSTLSSAIQNLEETLGCQLIERENRSLMFTAIGEEVVEKARKIIDDTLSLKELTKSFLTPLSGTLTLGVIPTIASFIAAPLYHFCKQTFTELELVLVEDTSDKLLDKLEHGQIDMALLALPFDTEKFHTQVLAKDHFSLVHHKDYTPADGVEDFNLLPDASVFLLEREHCMTGHALSACHLNRSSCINPFEAASLHTLLSMVEHQLGVTFLPQMAINAGILDKKDMVATPSQGDAYREIGIVWRKTTGRIRDFRLFSQQLELFLNKQCSLDGQCDNE
- a CDS encoding inorganic phosphate transporter; the encoded protein is MDIIANYGTILVLTAAAVGFFMAYGIGANDVANAMGTSVGSKALTIKQAIIIAMVFEFAGAYLAGGEVTSTIRKGIIDATPFMDIPELMILGMIAALFAAGSWLLIASFLGWPVSTTHSIIGAIIGFALVAVGSEAIQWNKVMGIVGSWIVTPAISGFIAYLIFMSAQKLIFDTDAPLKNAKRFVPVYMGLAGFIMSLVTIKKGLKHIGIDLGAVEGYALSIAIAVVVAVIGKIAIARLKIDPKADKAMQFNNVEKVFAVLMVLTACCMAFAHGSNDVANAIGPLAAVVNIVEHNGEIAKKAAIAWWILPLGGLGIVAGLAILGKKVIKTIGEGITHLTPSRGFAAELAAASTVVIASGTGLPISTTQTLVGAVLGVGMARGIAALNMGVVRNIVVSWVITLPVGAALAIVIFYVLRTAFGV